The nucleotide window CGGCGAGCACCTCCTCGACCAGCGCCCGGTCGGGCGGGGGCAGGAAGACGGCGATCTCGCGGTGGAAGTCGGCGGCCAGGCCGTCGCCGACGTAGGCCTTGACCAGCCCCTCCAGCCAGGTGCTGGCGTGGGTGCCGTCGTGGAAGGCGTCGAGGGCGGCCACGAACGGCGTCATCGCCGCGATCACGTCCACGCCCAGCTCGCGCAGCCGCGCGGCCAGCCGCTCGTGGTGGGCGATCTCGGCGGCGGCCATCCGGGCCAGCGCCGCGCGCCCGTCGAGGGTCGGGGCCAGCCGCGCGTCCTCGGCCAGGCGGTCGAAGGCCGTCAGCTCCGCGTAGGCGAGCACGCCCAGCAGCTCCACCACGGCCCCCTGGTCGGGGTGCACCTCGACGTCGGCCATGCGCTCCCCCTCGTCCTGCGCCGGGCGTCCCGCCCGGGCGTCGGCGCCGCGTTCCCACCAGGTCGGCGGCGTCCCCAGGCTACGATGGGCCGGTCGGGCCCTCGGGTCCACACCTGCACGTGCAACCCCCCTGTGCGCTGATGACCGCTGGATCTCACCTCGAGACCGGCCCGACGAGGGCCGTCTCCCGGGCAGTCCGCACCTGACGCCCGGTCTGCTGGCCGCGTCGGCGCTTGGATCGAACATCCCGGAACCGACCCCCGGGACCGGCGAGCGCCGCTGGGCAACGCCTGACTCCAGGCACCGCCGAGCGCTCCTGGTCCCCCACCAGACCGAGGCGAGAGCACTGACCTCCACCGAGAACACACCCGTCGAGACCACCCCCGTCGCCGACCTGCCGGCCCCCGAGCTGGAGCACGCCGAGACCGGCGCGCCCGCACCCGAGGAGCTCGTGGAGCAGGTCGGTGAGCTGGGCGGTGCACCCGTCGCCCCCGACAGCCCGCTGTTCAGCGACTTCGACGTCCACCCCGACATCGTGGCCGCGCTGGCCGAGGTCGGGATCACCCGCACCTTCGCCATCCAGGAGCTCACCCTCCCGCTGGCGCTGTCCGGCAACGACCTCATCGGTCAGGCCCGCACCGGCACCGGCAAGACGCTGGGCTTCGGCATCCCGATGCTGCAGCGCGTCGTGCCCCCGACCGAGGGGGGCGACGGCGTGCCCCAGGCGCTGGTCGTCGTCCCCACCCGTGAGCTGTGCGTGCAGGTCTCCCGCGACCTCGGCGCCGCCGGCGCCAAGCGCGGCATCCGCGTCCAGGCCATCTACGGCGGCCGCGCGTTCGAGCCGCAGATCGCCTCGCTGCAGGCCGGCGTCGAGGTCGTCGTCGGCACCCCGGGCCGGCTGCTGGACCTCGCGCAGCGCGGCGACCTGATCCTGGGCAAGGTGCGCGTCCTGGTCCTCGACGAGGCCGACGAGATGCTCGACCTGGGCTTCCTGCCCGACATCGAGCGCGTGCTGGCGATGGTCCCGGACAAGCGGCAGACGATGCTGTTCTCCGCGACGATGCCCGGCCCGATCGTCACGCTGTCCCGGTCGTTCATGAACCAGCCCACGCACATCCGGGCGCACGGCAACGACGAGGGCTCGACGGTCCCGCAGACCACCCAGTTCATCTACCGGGCGCACAACCTGGACAAGCCCGAGCTGCTGTCCCGGGTGCTCCAGGCCCGCGACCGCGGCCTGGTCATGGTCTTCTGCCGCACCAAGCGCACCGCGCAGAAGGTCGCCGACGACCTGGTCGAGCGCGGTTTCGCCGCCGCGGCCGTGCACGGCGACCTCGGCCAGGGCGCCCGCGAGCAGGCGCTGCGCGCCTTCCGCGCCGGCAAGGTCGACGTCCTGGTCGCCACCGACGTCGCCGCCCGCGGCATCGACGTCACCGGCGTCAGCCACGTCGTGAACTACCAGTGCCCCGAGGACGAGAAGACCTACGTGCACCGGATCGGCCGCACCGGCCGCGCGGGGAGCACCGGCGTCGCCGTCACCCTCGTCGACTGGGACGACATCCCGCGCTGGCAGCTGATCAACAAGGCGCTGGACCTGCCCTTCGCCGACCCGCCGGAGACCTACTCCACCTCGCCGTGGGTCTACACCGACCTCGACGTGCCGACGACGGCGACCGGCCGGCTCCCCCGCGCCCAGCGCACCCGCGAGGGCCTGGGTGCCGAGACCCTCGAGGACCTCGGCGAGACCGGCAAGCG belongs to Modestobacter sp. L9-4 and includes:
- a CDS encoding DEAD/DEAH box helicase, which gives rise to MEQVGELGGAPVAPDSPLFSDFDVHPDIVAALAEVGITRTFAIQELTLPLALSGNDLIGQARTGTGKTLGFGIPMLQRVVPPTEGGDGVPQALVVVPTRELCVQVSRDLGAAGAKRGIRVQAIYGGRAFEPQIASLQAGVEVVVGTPGRLLDLAQRGDLILGKVRVLVLDEADEMLDLGFLPDIERVLAMVPDKRQTMLFSATMPGPIVTLSRSFMNQPTHIRAHGNDEGSTVPQTTQFIYRAHNLDKPELLSRVLQARDRGLVMVFCRTKRTAQKVADDLVERGFAAAAVHGDLGQGAREQALRAFRAGKVDVLVATDVAARGIDVTGVSHVVNYQCPEDEKTYVHRIGRTGRAGSTGVAVTLVDWDDIPRWQLINKALDLPFADPPETYSTSPWVYTDLDVPTTATGRLPRAQRTREGLGAETLEDLGETGKRQKPAGRSGDHSGPGRDSGPGNRDGALGEDETAPGPRKSRPRQRTRGSGAAAAGAAAMAEPGAPATGGETADGAAEGATGDTRPRRRRRGGRGGKGGSTGGEQPTA
- a CDS encoding ferritin-like fold-containing protein gives rise to the protein MADVEVHPDQGAVVELLGVLAYAELTAFDRLAEDARLAPTLDGRAALARMAAAEIAHHERLAARLRELGVDVIAAMTPFVAALDAFHDGTHASTWLEGLVKAYVGDGLAADFHREIAVFLPPPDRALVEEVLADSGHADFAVREVRAAIAADPTLAGRLSLWARRLVGEALTQSQAVLVEHDQLADLIITGTGDLAGVGALLQRITRAHTARMAALGLNP